In Helicobacter bilis, a genomic segment contains:
- a CDS encoding sugar transporter, translating to MSHNKSSIFAWLPVLCVTFGAFIFNTSEFIPIGLLGAIGNDFSMSDSEVGVMLTIYAWVVALASLPLMLYFAQSNLKSLMLGVIAVFVLSHFISALSQNFIMLVASRIGVALSHALFWSIASVMAVRAAPKGKQSSALGFVITGSSLAMIAGLPLGRMIGLYVDWRVSFLCIGLVALCVGIAFWRVFPTMPNTQNISLKTLPTLLQNKAFMKICFLTLVFVSGHFSAYTYIEPFLENVAGFRASSVTFILCLFGLMGVVGSVLFARFYERFHLAFVRLSLFGLGFSMLLLYVVSETSLATTLLCAIWGLCFMLFGVIFQSQVIAAVPNATAVAMSIFSGIFNVGIGSGALIGGLAYTHFGIESIGFVASGICAFAALYFMSAMGFARVFRKFRRV from the coding sequence ATGTCTCATAATAAATCCAGCATTTTTGCTTGGTTGCCTGTTTTGTGCGTTACTTTTGGTGCGTTTATCTTTAATACTTCGGAGTTTATACCTATTGGGCTTTTAGGTGCGATTGGCAATGACTTTTCTATGAGTGATTCTGAAGTTGGAGTAATGCTTACTATCTATGCGTGGGTGGTAGCCCTTGCGTCCTTGCCGCTTATGCTCTATTTCGCACAAAGCAATCTCAAATCCCTTATGTTGGGCGTCATCGCTGTATTTGTGCTTAGTCATTTCATCTCGGCTTTATCACAAAATTTCATTATGCTTGTAGCCTCTCGCATCGGTGTAGCCCTATCTCACGCGCTCTTTTGGTCTATCGCCTCTGTTATGGCGGTGCGTGCTGCCCCAAAGGGTAAGCAAAGCAGTGCTTTAGGCTTTGTGATTACAGGTAGCTCACTTGCTATGATTGCTGGGCTGCCGCTTGGGCGTATGATAGGGCTATATGTGGATTGGCGGGTGAGCTTTTTGTGTATTGGGCTTGTGGCGTTGTGTGTTGGCATTGCTTTCTGGCGGGTGTTTCCTACTATGCCAAACACGCAAAATATTTCGCTAAAAACGCTTCCTACACTTCTGCAAAATAAGGCATTTATGAAGATTTGCTTTCTCACACTTGTATTTGTGAGCGGACATTTTAGCGCATATACTTATATTGAGCCATTTTTGGAGAATGTGGCGGGGTTTAGGGCGAGTTCTGTTACTTTTATCTTGTGCTTATTTGGGCTTATGGGTGTGGTAGGGAGTGTGCTATTTGCAAGATTCTATGAGAGATTTCATTTAGCCTTTGTGCGTCTTAGCCTTTTTGGTTTGGGTTTTAGTATGCTTTTATTGTATGTTGTGAGTGAAACTAGTCTAGCTACCACGCTACTTTGTGCGATATGGGGGCTATGCTTTATGCTTTTTGGTGTGATTTTTCAATCACAAGTGATTGCTGCTGTGCCAAATGCTACAGCGGTAGCAATGAGTATTTTTTCAGGTATTTTTAATGTTGGTATAGGCAGTGGGGCGTTGATTGGCGGCTTGGCATATACGCATTTTGGGATAGAATCTATTGGCTTTGTGGCAAGTGGGATATGTGCTTTTGCGGCGTTGTATTTTATGAGTGCTATGGGCTTTGCGAGGGTGTTTAGGAAGTTTAGAAGAGTGTGA
- the lspA gene encoding signal peptidase II, with translation MSKQIRHFSILFLFLVALDQAIKYTMIYIAQPQSLHDFVMIADMPVISIALVFNTGVAFSFFTWLGEWLKYIQVGLIALIVGILFAQKDLFKQHYIAFSLMLAGGTSNILDRFLHGGVVDYIYWHYKFDFPIFNFADIIIDCGIALFILQTLLLHKKKK, from the coding sequence ATGTCAAAGCAAATACGACACTTTAGCATACTTTTTCTTTTCCTTGTAGCCCTAGACCAAGCTATAAAATACACAATGATTTATATCGCACAGCCACAAAGTTTGCATGATTTTGTAATGATTGCTGATATGCCGGTAATTTCTATCGCCCTTGTCTTTAATACAGGTGTTGCTTTCTCATTTTTTACATGGCTTGGGGAATGGCTAAAATACATACAAGTAGGTCTTATAGCCCTTATTGTTGGAATCTTATTCGCACAAAAAGATCTTTTTAAACAGCATTATATCGCTTTTTCGCTTATGCTTGCAGGTGGGACTTCAAATATACTTGATAGATTTTTACATGGCGGTGTTGTGGATTATATCTATTGGCATTATAAGTTTGACTTTCCTATATTTAATTTTGCTGATATTATCATTGATTGCGGTATTGCCCTTTTTATCTTGCAAACCCTGCTTTTACATAAAAAGAAAAAATAA
- the pseI gene encoding pseudaminic acid synthase, whose amino-acid sequence MQTPFIIAELSANHNQSLEVALKSVEAIAKTGANAIKVQTYKPSCLTLPYKNEYFRINDGLWKDSYLWELYEDAQMPWEWHKEIFDLAHTLGLESFSTPFSVEGVEFLENLNCPIYKIASFEVMHTPLLKAVAATKKPVILSLGIANDDEIKHALEILKDNESITLLYCISAYPAALSDAKLTNIQAIKEQWKHYNVKVGLSDHTLGISVPLMATLCGVSVIEKHFILDKNLGGVDSAFSLDVNEFSLMVNSVREICELAKDFYDNDSKMCDKERGLLPIIESHIDSKEKKGRNFGRSLFVSKDVKAGEIISLENIACVRPCFGMSPLKLDSILGKTFSKDIKGGMPLLESYIE is encoded by the coding sequence ATGCAAACGCCGTTTATCATCGCAGAGCTTAGTGCAAATCATAACCAAAGCCTAGAGGTCGCCCTAAAAAGTGTAGAAGCCATCGCAAAAACAGGTGCAAATGCAATAAAGGTGCAGACCTATAAGCCAAGCTGCCTTACCCTGCCTTATAAAAATGAGTATTTTAGGATTAATGATGGATTGTGGAAAGATTCTTATTTATGGGAGCTTTATGAAGACGCACAAATGCCATGGGAGTGGCATAAAGAGATATTTGACTTAGCACATACTTTAGGTTTAGAATCTTTTAGCACACCTTTTAGTGTGGAGGGGGTAGAGTTTTTAGAAAATCTAAATTGCCCTATCTATAAAATCGCAAGCTTTGAAGTCATGCACACCCCACTTTTAAAGGCAGTAGCAGCGACAAAAAAGCCCGTGATTCTTTCACTTGGAATAGCAAATGATGATGAGATAAAACATGCCCTAGAGATTCTAAAGGATAATGAATCTATCACACTTCTTTATTGCATATCTGCATATCCTGCCGCATTGAGTGATGCAAAACTCACAAACATTCAAGCGATAAAAGAGCAATGGAAGCACTATAATGTAAAGGTTGGCTTATCTGATCATACACTAGGCATTAGTGTGCCACTTATGGCGACACTCTGTGGTGTGAGTGTGATTGAAAAGCATTTTATTTTAGATAAGAATCTAGGTGGTGTAGATAGTGCATTTAGCCTTGATGTGAATGAATTTAGCCTTATGGTAAATAGCGTGCGTGAAATTTGTGAGTTAGCAAAAGATTTTTATGATAACGATTCTAAAATGTGTGATAAAGAGAGAGGATTGCTACCCATTATAGAATCGCATATAGATTCTAAAGAGAAAAAGGGGCGAAACTTTGGGCGTAGCCTGTTTGTCTCAAAAGATGTAAAGGCTGGAGAGATAATAAGCCTTGAGAATATTGCATGTGTGAGACCTTGTTTTGGCATGTCGCCATTAAAGCTAGATTCCATACTTGGCAAAACTTTTAGTAAAGACATAAAAGGGGGCATGCCGCTTTTAGAATCTTATATTGAGTAA
- a CDS encoding SIR2 family NAD-dependent protein deacylase, which produces MIFSGAGLSAESGLRTFRDNDGLWEEFDIMEVCSASGFAKDRQKVLDFYDKRRIQLGQVNPNVAHKMIANLKANYPQEVVVITQNVDDLLERALCEDVLHLHGFLPEVRCESCCAITNIGYQAMPKLICESCGKEALRHNIVMFSEYAPNYALLDRELERLRAADNSLFVCIGTSGEVLNVAQFSQCAKQSVLNNLESSWFDGYFSICFIESAVSAAPKIDRLVREFMQA; this is translated from the coding sequence ATGATATTTAGCGGAGCAGGACTTAGTGCAGAGAGTGGATTACGGACTTTTCGGGATAATGATGGCTTATGGGAAGAGTTTGACATTATGGAAGTATGTAGTGCGAGTGGCTTTGCTAAGGATAGGCAGAAAGTGCTAGATTTCTATGATAAAAGGCGGATTCAATTAGGGCAAGTTAATCCAAATGTCGCACATAAGATGATAGCAAATCTTAAAGCAAACTATCCGCAAGAAGTGGTTGTTATCACACAAAATGTAGATGACTTGTTGGAAAGGGCTTTGTGTGAAGATGTGCTGCATTTGCACGGATTCTTACCTGAAGTGAGATGTGAATCTTGCTGTGCTATCACAAATATTGGTTATCAAGCTATGCCAAAACTTATATGTGAATCTTGTGGGAAAGAAGCATTAAGACATAATATTGTGATGTTTAGCGAATATGCCCCAAACTATGCCCTATTAGATAGAGAGCTAGAGAGACTAAGGGCGGCGGATAATAGCTTATTTGTCTGCATTGGCACAAGTGGAGAAGTGCTAAATGTTGCACAATTTAGTCAATGTGCAAAGCAGAGTGTGTTAAATAATTTAGAATCTAGCTGGTTTGATGGGTATTTTAGTATATGCTTTATAGAATCTGCTGTAAGTGCCGCCCCTAAGATTGATAGACTTGTGAGAGAGTTTATGCAAGCCTAA